Within Octopus bimaculoides isolate UCB-OBI-ISO-001 chromosome 20, ASM119413v2, whole genome shotgun sequence, the genomic segment ggagatatttgcgaagtgttgtattactcttgaatactgtcctgatgtcatatggtccgcatatcttttgtatatcttttcggagaggcctttcacatagggtagacatacttttcttcataattggagtagatagtatgttttgggggtagttgtaccttaatagattgttactgatcGTTTCTatgtggtgggtatcacgatcgctacttatattctttgatCGATGtcttaggcactgagcaattctTCTTTTTACACTGTAtagatggtgggaattgaagttgaggtatcgtccagtaaaggtcggcttgcgatatacggatgtcctgaatccatacttgttGCGGGTTATTAATACGCCCAGGAAttctagctgattgtctttttccttttccattgtaaACAGTATGGATAGTTTTATtaagttcacatgatctaacaacacttggacatcttcctggtggggccagagactaaaggtgtcatcaacatatcgcagagATAGGATTTGTTCTAgcggtgttgatcctaaagccaagttctcaaagtattccatgtatatattggctattatcggtgataatggcgaactcATAGCTAAAACCttttcttgtcgatatatatcagagTCCATATTGaaataggtagtttctacacagaaggtcaacatttccatcaagtttcttattgatATACTAGTGCgctcttttagatgggtgtctgtcactagttctATTAGTAGCTGCAATCTATATACCAGTAGTTCCAGTAATAACAGATATTAAGCCGAAGAACTTGTGCCATTAATTGTCTCCTAATCActtgtaaatttgttttttgtacattGATGTTCATTTTCCAGCCAAATTCCTCGGCAcaactgttcttattttatttcatactgCCGAACAACAGAGAAATTGTTCATATAAGGGTGCGATGGGCAAATTGTTGCCattcatattttcaatttcgTGCATGTGTattgtctgtttttgattttgttgactacatagTACAGtattgggcaccgtctgtgagaaaaaacagcgccatgacgcaattcactctgccagaaatttggaaacgacttactgtgctgcttggcattcgtgccggaagctTCAAtccgaacatttcagagtgttgggTGTCAATATGAAGACAGTGGaaaggattcggaaagagttggatgagtctaatggtgattacgaaggtacggcagctcggaaaactctgATCGTTCTgttaagaaaagaactcctgaatttgttggtgagatccaggccaagTCAATCAGCTCCATCATCGGGGAGTTTCCAGTctacatcatggtgtttggagtgatcactagtgatggcgacgttatgcctctacTCATCTTCCCACATAGCGTCAGACTTAACGCAGAGGCCTATATcgagtgcctggaagaggtagtgctgccctgggtcaagaggaaaGCTGCTGGAAGACACTATGTTTGGCATCAGTATTCTGCACCATTCCACACAAGCAGAACaacccagttatggctgtcagacaatttctgcgatcacatcacccctaacatctgtccacctaaccccttgattattatgtgtagggtaTAGTTGACCGAGAGACCGAAAAAACTTCTtgtgacaccaaagatgaactgatggcaggtagtgcatgaagacattcagtattcctcatacaagatgaaaaAGGGGCAacttttatcccaagccatcaaggataAGAGAAAAGatcgcgctacgaagcttttgaacacaCTAAAGCATCCCCTcaaaccgaacatgctttggtttttcacAGACGAGAAAGATTTCTACCAGGATCAggtggtgaacacacagaacaaccgttggcttgccgtgtccccaaaacatgtaccgagagtgataaaattcAAACATTTGGTGTAATCACTATTGATGGCggcgttatgcttccattcatcttcccacacgggtCACACTTAGGGGGTAGTAccgccctgggtcaagagggtaactgctggaagaccatatatatctggcaacaggactctgcaccatgccatataagcaggagaactcagttatggttgtcagacaatttctacgaccacATCACCCGTAACATCTGGCtgcctaactccccagactgcaaccctttTTTTGCTCATTATGTGTagggcgcagttgagcaagagaccaacaaaacgtcttgtaacaccaaagatgaactgaattcaaaaattatggcagcattcaccaacttaaacaaggagcctgtccagaagagttgcaggagagtctggaggtcgtggttgacGCCAATGACGatttgttttgtataaatttactctttagtattttaaaatgttttttgtaattttggtaaatacacttgttaaaacgagatgtcagtgttattttcatttttgcgcaatttagacgacaatttattcatcgcACTGTGTATTTgcagtttttatcatttttatccaTTGTTATCGACATGTACGTTTTCACTTATCTTTGCCCTAGTTTTCGCTTTTGCATCATTCTAGATTTTAATGATCTCACCATGTCAGATGAAGATGACAACGTTGTAGTATCTGCAGTCGATTTTCTAACATTTAAAAATGCTGTTAAAGTTTAGTTTTCTAAAATGATATTtcaactgttgttgttttgtattcaGTCAATATATGTTTTTCACCCGTCTGAGGTCGATAAATAGTACGAGTGATGCATTAGAATCGATTTGctcaaatatatttctcttctctcAAATCTGTTGCTTTTTTCTCAtcatagctgtatggtaagaagcttgcttcccaatcacatagtttcgGCTTCAGTCTCACagcttggtaccttgggcaagtgtcttctattagagcctcgggccgatcaaagtgatgtgagtggatttggtagatggaaatggaaagaaactcgtcgtatatgtgtctgagtgtgtatgtgtgtcttcatatctgtgtttgtgcccccaccaccGCTGGATAACCGTTGTtgttgtatttacgtccccgtaacttaaaggttcggcaaaagacccgataaaataaataccaggattaacaaaacataagtactgggggctATTTATTTGGCTAAAAGTTTTccaaggcggtgtcccagtatagccacaatcttatgactgaaacaagtaaatgaaaaatagaaatcattatttatttctctattcacAGATTATGCTAACTGACTGACAATGTCTTCAGGCGAAGAAAACTTTCACAGATCTTTAACCAAGAAAGAGAAACGATGTATTGGAGTAGTTTGCCATCCAGACTACCACTTAGGTGCTAgtgccacacacaaacacgatcTATGTTCAGATATTATGTGGAATATTTTACCTCTGAATCTGCGGCACAGTCGAAGCATAGATTTACCCTGTCATTCCAAAGAATTTGATAATCTAACAAAAGAGAAAGTAAGTCTACAGTCTTACAAGAAAGTGAATCCAGGCAATCCCACATTTTGGCAAGAGAAAGATTTTCATCCGGTTGTAGGTCTCGAATATAATGGAGATGGAACATGTGTTAAAAATAACCTAAATCAAAATAATGGGGAGTATTTTAGAAAAGATCTGTATGATGCCAAGGATGTGGTCGGAAATGATGCGAAGTTTCCGGAAGTTGAATATGACCGGGTTGACGTTCGTAGTAATTTACCGTGGAACATTGAAGAAAACTTAGAAAGAAAACGTGTTGAAACTGTTGATTCGAACTCGAGTTTaagtagagaaagaaatattcataAGAATTCGTTAAGACGGCataggagaagcagaaaagaagaattgGAAGCAAAGGATTCTATTACTAAAAGACCACTCATAAATAGTTCTTCATCACACTCTTCTGAATTATTGTGGGATCCTTTTGATAACGAAATACACACagaaagcaataacaacagctacaaaaGCTATGAAAAGAATAGTGatgagaaaacaaaggagaaggtGACGGCAAGTGGTGGCCACCGTGTAAACGTTAAGTTGAAGAGCAGTTTTTCTTTATACCAAGTAAGAACAGAAAGTCCTGTGATCTCAACTAATTTCTTCTGGGGTAAGCAATGTCCACCAATGCAAAAACGACCTGCTAGAATAAGAAATTCGAAAGCGATTCAAAGACAATACAGTGATATCACACATATGTCTTCAAGATCCGAAGATGATAAAAATAGTGATGCAAACTTTTATCACCGATCCATTTCTGCCGATGATTTTACCAAGAAAGAAGTGATGAAATCACTCTCGAACATTCCAAGCAATCATAATGtgcgaaagaagaaaaagagccGCCCATCTTTTAAGGATTTATTATACAGACGTTTCAATATTGGTGTGGATTACAATCCCTGGCTGGAAAGACAAGAAAGGTAAGAGAGTTTTAATTTCTTCAGTCCTTACATTTTCAGAAGCTGGAAATTCCTCCCAATTGTAAGACTGTCATTCACAgtgttaaaaaatgaaaaaaaaaaaaaaaatttcaaatatgtatgaataatatttGGATGTGATGTGCACTAATAACCATAATCTCTACATACGTTGCCCATAATGCATGTTGTActattattttatctaattttttattAATACGTGTATTTTCTACCACTAAATATTTTATCTACATATGTGCTGCATGTTTGATTGTATATCGTACTCCTTacttttatatctacatatagcaCAACTAACtgctgcatctatatatgtggtCAATGTTTGACTGcagataattatataattatatctacatatatcttcAATACTTGACTGTATAATgttcttgtaaatattttatctttcatacaTCGTTTTACTATATTTTCTACTACTGTATTCACATatcggtttcacattttggcccaaggccaggaatttcggggAGAGGCAAAATCGAATACATCAAAGtcgattggttcttattttatcgaccccaaaaggcaaagtcagcctcagcggaatttcaactcaggacatgaagacagacaaaataccgctaagcattttgcccagcatgctaacagtttcTCTAGCTCACTACCTCATTGTGTTCACATATTGACTAGTAATTTCAGTATATGTTATACAATTGTCACACCTACAACTCCGCTTTCTCCCACAATACTTAAAGATAAGTTGTGCTATTAGCTATTTTATCTGAGACCAGcatctgaatatattttatgccACTATCATATCGACGTATATGGTCAGTATTTAACGATACATAGGCACTGAGACTACAACTAAGTGCTAGAAAAATTAACAAGTTATTCTCAAACCACATCTGAAACCACATCCTTTCGTTTTAAATAATGGATACATTGAATGAAATAGTCTGGAGAACACATTGCTTAAAAATTAGACGCGATAGTCGTGACATGGTTTGCAGGCTGCTAGCAGAGCAGGGGCTAAACAAGCAAAACTCCCACAACTGTTGCTGTTGGCAGTATCTTCATGtgttttactgctttttttttaatatcacaaCCACcaagtaaggcggcgagttggcagaatcattagcatgccggacaaaatggttagtggcatttcttccggctctacgTCCCGAGtttgaaattccgctgagatcaacttcgcctttcattctctcgaggtcaatagaataagtaccatttgattaccgaggttgatgtaatcgactagcactgTCCatcaaaatatcaggccttgtgtctatagtagaaataaaaaatttactgCCACCAGTACAAGCTATTTGTATTATTTAGGCTGGCTTTCTGTGCAAAATCTCCGTTCGATAATGACTAAGCAATTACATAAGCAAAGACGTTCCATCCCTGACCATCTTGTCGTATATTGAAACTGTATATCAAtggttacattatccaatgtaacccATGTTTTTAAGACAATAGAAGGATGTCACTTCGAAAGAACTACCCTTTATTTCTAGCAGGGTAAGATAGCATGTAAAAGTTTCTTCGTTGGCTTTTGATGGCTATAAtagttgtttataattataatagcaaTTACGAGCGGGATCCGTAGAAATTCCacgttttataaatattcttattcatTTCATAGTCTGTtgcattatattaatattttcaactaTGTTTTCGATTTTGTTTCACAACTGAGGCTAATAGTATGACACTCAAAACACGTGATAAGGAGATTGATGTTATTGGTTCTTGTTTAGTCATTATCGAGCGGggattaaacaaaacaacaacgtcATAGTCACCAACAACTACCAGGTCCAACAATACTATTATTTGAGAGCCTTCTGCTCAGAAGAGGAAAAGAACAAAGACTGCATATAATACCAGAAGCTGAAGCAACAAGAAGACGCTGAAGCAACAAGAAGACGCTGAAGCAAGGAATTTGATTGCAACTGGCTCAGTTTCCAGGGCAGTACCAGCCACAGATCCGGAAGTAACCTGAGGGGAAGCAAACGAAATCGTCTCATTTTCTGCGTCCCTAACACCAGGGTGAACGACTAAAGAACTGAAGGACTGAGTAGAGACTAAGAGCTGTTGCATCAACCCATCGTCTTGCAGCTTGTGAGCAAGAGATTGAGAGAGTGTCAGAAATCATTACAATTGTTAGAAAAACGGGCTTAGTCTAGTCAAAATGTAGGAAAGAGGATAGAAGTCCCTCAAAGAGGTGCATGCCCACTTATACTTTCTGAAATTTAGAGTATTTTGAAAAGACAATCACAATGTAATTGAATTTATAGTGGCCCTAAAAGAAGACATATCAAATATTGTACTGATTTTCGAGTGAATCGAGAAAAAGTACCAAACAACACGAGATGATAGAGAGTTCGTAAAAGCCACTTTGTGGTATATCAATAGCTGGTGGAAGACGGTTAATAGGATATGGAAAACTTTGCGGCTTTGTTAAGGCTGATAATGCAGAGGAAATTGGCAATTTAAGAGTATTCAACTTGCCAAAGATAATCGATGCAGATGAGAATCAAAAGATGGGGTGTCTTGATCTTACCCAGGTGGCAGTTTCTCACTaaagtgttgatgtgtttatatttgtattatttaggTTGGCTTTCGgtgcaaaattttaaaactattttaaatgatattttttttcattatattatgttatatatcccCTACACgttttgtgttgtttgtatgGGCCCTTCTGTCCAATAAAGAAACAGACACTGTCATCAGTAAGTGTCCAAGTATTGCTGATTTTGTATTGCTGTTGTCACATGCACGACGAGTCAAGCAACTAGCTCATCCCATTCTAATGGCACTGAGCCTTCCtttgaagaagaaagagtgaTGTTGGACGTGATGGAATGGACTGAGAATGCACACCTTTTCTATAAAGCACTCATCCATTTGTTTGAAGTTCCTCTGGAAAAAAGATTGTGAGGGCGGAAAGGGAGATCCTGAACTCcagtaaatttgttaaaaagtGGTTGAAAACGACGAGTATAGCCCAACGAAAACAACGAGTATAGCCCGACGAAAACAACGAGTATAGCCCGACGAATATGCCTCTGTAAGCCGAAGAATGGCAAGTGGAAGGGCACTTAATTCTAAGTTTGTAGCGTTCCTTGAATGACTCCAGATAGTGGTCCTCCATTAATATACTGTATTCCGATAGTACTCCCACCCACATTTTCTGAAACCTGTCCATTATTTATTATCCTTGTGTCAATAAAAGAACACAGTATAGAGTGATAGAATCGTTGAAACGTTAAGAGTTTATTCCAGcagtttaccaccaccaccaccaccaccaccaccaccaccaccactgctgccgctaCCACCACAACCGACGCAGCCGACgctaccacgaccatcaccacacTGTGTGATAATTTAAAACAGTTGTTATTGCCTCGAAGGATAGTATCAGAAGTgtgatgtcatttttttttctattcataaaACTATATTAAGTATCTAGTTATCAGACAATTCATCAATTTGTATACCTATCTAATCTCCACTCactttgtctctgtctttctcttcaatttaatcccctcctccccctctccccaTAGACACtaaactttatacatatattctgtgACGGAAATGGAAAGATACGTGGCAGGATAAAGCGAATACCTACGTTTTAATTTTCAAGTGTTTTGTATATTCAGTTTCAACAAATATTACCAGTTTTCTTTTGCTAAATCTCAATCATTCTTTATCATAATCACGACCAGAAAAGCTACCCCATGGTCTGTTTTCCGACGGTCTTTACAACAATgggcaacacatacatacatacatacatacatatgcatacatgtataaaagaatccacacatacacacacacacacacacacacacaccgaaattagcgcccacacacacacacgcacacacacatactaacacttAAATTGATGGATTACACAATGTATTTGGAagagtacaaatatattattctttaacaagaataatatatatatataattgttaattatatatccgctgcatcggaaatctgcaatggctccgtAACTAATGTCTCAGCTGTAACCTTGGAgacctagtaatccgttacagcacttacctagcgtacctaattgtttagatcacttgtgaactaaacccctatactttgtgtgtatgtatatatatatatatatatatatatatatatatatatatatatacgtgtgtgtgtcaataCCACTCCACGCTGCcgttgccagagcacgttccgtggatagtgcctctgctctctctcctcACACTCGCCCCGTCTTTGAGCGTCTACCCTCACCTACTACCCCTCCATCCTGCTCCTCCAACGCACCATACTCCGAGCtttccggcgactccagtccgacacTTCCACTTACACATCTTCCCCAAActgtctgtgttcagattgtctttgcacagaggCCATCCAGACACTTTCCTTcaccgtgaacaggaattaatcttctattttcgctcctttgcgccacatggactcaactcccctcccctcttcatctgactccccctcctctcctctcttcatctgacacgtacctcctctcttcactcctacctatCTCTTCTCGCTTGCCCCGATACCTACCTCCTCTcctcactcctacccacctcttctctcttgctctgacTCCTGCTTTCTCTTTTCAGTCCTATCTACCTTGTCCTTTGATTGATATCCTCTATCCATCCCACCCCCACGCATCCCACTCCCACATCCTCAGTCCCTCCCTTACATCCTCACCCCAAACCCAAACCCCAAACCCACACCCTACCCTCacatccccaccaccaacactgccacaccacactacacaccGCCACCCAaaaccacatcacaccaccaacactgccacaccacactacacaccGCCACCCAaaaccacatcacaccaccccacattacatcacaccaccccaccccactccccACACACTAGCACTGGCTACCTCCCAACACCTACACcatcacacattacacacattacaggcacacacacttacacacgcacacacccacatgtcaAAGTCACTAACccctatccacatgcacacacattctcacacacacatacgcgcgcttTGGGATCACCAGtgctttattatctccccttcttcctagctctcctgccTGACTACTTTCgtccaaccagtcgccatgacTGACTGCTAACTCCAGAggttttttattctctttgtttctttcctagTGTTCCTTTCtaatgaagagcgtaggctcgaaacgtaaaagactttctcaccttcccgagcgtcaaactgatacacctgcttgttgtttatacacctgtcttcgtggtttgtttttctgtaaatttcaactatatatctattcttttatttgcttctgtcatttgactgcggccatgctagagcaccgcctttagtcgaacaaatcgaccccaggacttattctttgtaagcctagtacttattctatcggtctaattgccgaaacgctaagttatagggacttaaacacacctacatcggatcgattgtcaagcgatggtggtggggtggacatacatacatacctatatacatatatatatatatatttacatatatatatatatatatatataNNNNNNNNNNNNNNNNNNNNNNNNNNNNNNNNNNNNNNNNNNNNNNNNNNNNNNNNNNNNNNNNNNNNNNNNNNNNNNNNNNNNNNNNNNNNNNNNNNNNNNNNNNNNNNNNNNNNNNNNNNNNNNNNNNNNNNNNNNNNNNNNNNNNNNNNNNNNNNNNNNNNNNNNNNNNNNNNNNNNNNNNNNNNNNNNNNNNNNNNNNNNNNNNNNNNNNNNNNNNNNNNNNNNNNNNNNNNNNNNNNNNNNNNNNNNNNNNNNNNNNNNNNNNNNNNNNNNNNNNNNNNNNNNNNNNNNNNNNNNNNNNNNNNNNNNNNNNNNNNNNNNNNNNNNNNNNNNNNNNNNNNNNNNNNNNNNNNNNNNNNNNNNNNNNNNNNNNNNNNNNNNNNNNNNNNNNNNNNNNNNNNNNNNNNNNNNNNNNNNNNNNNNNNNNNNNNNNNNNNNNNNNNNNNNNNNNNNNNNNNNNNNNNNNNNNNatatatatatatatatatatatatatatacttaagacttagttgtgatctcAACATAACCGCTTCTGACAGAGAATTGGGAGcccttttgggcattctattttccttgctggaagggttcccaacCTATGGGTAGAGAGAGGTTAGATAATGGGATTGGTTCTTTCAAAGGGCTGGCAtatgtaacctgatcacctctgccgatcaaactcccaacccatgcgctcccgtcgcgacactgattctgcccaaatttgatgtCAATGTTACTTAATTTGgcttgaaataaagaacttgattagcttaataatcctaacatAATCctgggcaaagccgggctatactgctagtacatatataaatatatatcaatatacatataaataaatatatgaatatatatatatatataaatatatcaatatatatataaatatatatatatatatattaggtttggaggtgatgtacaggtagtatatattagagaaaataataaggtactcagaagTTTGGATAGTTGtgcatttacagatttttattaatatgtcatatGTTTCTATACATCATATATCAGcgctttcatctactctaatagattcttcaggtttaaatttttttgacgggattcgtctctttttataatgttatttttatagtattatattataatactataaaaagagacgaataccttcaaaaaaatttaaatctgaagaatctgtTAGAGTAGGTGAAACACtaatttatgatttataaaaaacatgtaacatattaataaaaaactTTAAATGTACAGCCATCCATATCTCTGAGtatcttatcatatatatatatatatatatatatatatatatatatatatatatatatatatataNNNNNNNNNNNNNNNNNNNNNNNNNNNNNNNNNNNNNNNNNNNNNNNNNNNNNNNNNNNNNNNNNNNNNNNNNNNNNNNNNNNNNNNNNNNNNNNNNNNNNNNNNNNNNNNNNNNNNNNNNNNNNNNNNNNNNNNNNNNNNNNNNNNNNNNNNNNNNNNNNNNNNNNNNNNNNNNNNNNNNNNNNNNNNNNNNNNNNNNNNNNNNNNNNNNNNNNNNNNNNNNNNNNNNNNNNNNNNNNNNNNNNNNNNNNNNNNNNNNNNNNNNNNNNNNNNNNNNNNNNNNNNNNNNNNNNNNNNNNNNNNNNNNNNNNNNNNNNNNNNNNNNNNNNNNNNNNNNNNNNNNNNNNNNNNNNNNNNNNNNNNNNNNNNNNNNNNNNNNNNNNNNNNNNNNNNNNNNNNNNNNNNNNNNNNNNNNNNNNNNNNNNNNNNNNNNNNNNNNNNNNNNNNNNNNNNNNNNNNNNNNNNNNNNNNNNNNNNNNNNNNNNNNNNNNNNNNNNNNNNNNNNNNNNNNNNNNNNNNNNNNNNNNNNNNNNNNNNNNNNNNNNNNNNNNNNNNNNNNNNNNNNNNNNNNNNNNNNNNNNNNNNNNNNNNNNNNNNNNNNNNNNNNNNNNNNNNNNNNNNNNNNNNNNNNNNNNNNNNNNNNNNNNNNNNNNNNNNNNNNNNNNNNNNNNNNNNNNNNNNNNNNNNNNNNNNNNNNNNNNNNNNNNNNNNNNNNNNNNNNNNNNNNNNNNNNNNNNNNNNNNNNNNNNNNNNNNNNNNNNNNNNNNNNNNNNNNNNNNNNNNNNNNNNNNNNNNNNNNNNNNNNNNNNNNNNNNNNNNNNNNNNNNNNNNNNNNNNNNNNNNNNNNNNNNNNNNNNNNNNNNNNNNNNNNNNNNNNNNNNNNNNNNNNNNNNNNNNNNNNNNNNNNNNNNNNNNNNNNNNNNNNNNNNNNNNNNNNNNNNNNNNNNNNNNNNNNNNNNNNNNNNNNNNNNNNNNNNNNNNNNNNNNNNNNNNNNNNNNNNNNNNNNNNNNNNNNNNNNNNNNNNNNNNNNNNNNNNNNNNNNNNNNNNNNNNNNNNNNNNNNNNNNNNNNNNNNNNNNNNNNNNNNNNNNNNNNNNNNNNNNNNNNNNNNNNNNNNNNNNNNNNNNNNNNNNNNNNNNNNNNNNNNNNNNNNNNNNNNNNNNNNNNNNNNNNNNNNNNNNNNNNNNNNNNNNNNNNNNNNNNNNNNNNNNNNNNNNNNNNNNNNNNNNNNNNNNNNNNNNNNNNNNNNNNNNNNNNNNNNNNNNNNNNNNNNNNNNNNNNNNatatatatatatatatatatatatatagtgatgcagtattaggcttacaaagaataagttctgggggagatttgctcgactaaaggcggtg encodes:
- the LOC128250243 gene encoding uncharacterized protein LOC128250243 gives rise to the protein MSSGEENFHRSLTKKEKRCIGVVCHPDYHLGASATHKHDLCSDIMWNILPLNLRHSRSIDLPCHSKEFDNLTKEKVSLQSYKKVNPGNPTFWQEKDFHPVVGLEYNGDGTCVKNNLNQNNGEYFRKDLYDAKDVVGNDAKFPEVEYDRVDVRSNLPWNIEENLERKRVETVDSNSSLSRERNIHKNSLRRHRRSRKEELEAKDSITKRPLINSSSSHSSELLWDPFDNEIHTESNNNSYKSYEKNSDEKTKEKVTASGGHRVNVKLKSSFSLYQVRTESPVISTNFFWGKQCPPMQKRPARIRNSKAIQRQYSDITHMSSRSEDDKNSDANFYHRSISADDFTKKEVMKSLSNIPSNHNVRKKKKSRPSFKDLLYRRFNIGVDYNPWLERQESLPDQSPHNGYLSDENSQDTQDNKLLPLCGGDSEDDSFDILPSPRVSPDITHIPNVVVISDSETTQGCSYSISSNTNRHKHFLSVPKKVSSILRFTLLYLFYCLIFIYI